One genomic window of Cannabis sativa cultivar Pink pepper isolate KNU-18-1 chromosome 2, ASM2916894v1, whole genome shotgun sequence includes the following:
- the LOC133034303 gene encoding uncharacterized protein LOC133034303, which yields MGKYVWFVANNKDILWLRWINSVYLHNTDWWSYKVANQVRWYWGCLVKLKDQFKDALNGHMVLQHKYNVSQGYNLFCPTQTKAQWSKQVWGMLNTPKHSFLLWLAIQQELKIKDRLLKMGIIKEQTCLLCSTQNESTAYLFFECTVSQHCLEDIKAWLHWNTSSNTMSNLIRWIGRAKISSYRKLVLAAAIASLVYHLWRMRNSFLWEKEQQDTTKLCKEIKAGVIQRIKLFWPKKDQE from the coding sequence ATGGGGAAATATGTGTGGTTTGTGGCAAATAATAAAGATATCCTTTGGTTGAGATGGATCAACAGTGTCTATCTACACAATACTGACTGGTGGAGTTACAAGGTAGCAAATCAAGTTAGGTGGTATTGGGGATGCTTAGTCAAACTCAAGGATCAGTTCAAAGATGCCTTGAATGGCCATATGGTGTTGCAGCACAAATACAATGTATCCCAAGGATACAATCTATTCTGTCCAACCCAAACTAAGGCTCAATGGAGTAAGCAAGTATGGGGAATGTTAAACACACCAAAGCATAGCTTCTTGCTATGGCTGGCTATACAGCAGGAGCTCAAAATAAAAGATAGGCTGCTAAAGATGGGGATTATTAAGGAGCAGACTTGTCTGCTTTGCAGCACCCAAAATGAATCAACTGCATATTTATTCTTTGAATGTACAGTTTCTCAGCATTGTTTGGAGGATATCAAAGCATGGTTACACTGGAATACTTCAAGTAATACTATGTCCAACCTTATTCGATGGATTGGAAGAGCCAAAATTAGTAGCTACAGGAAATTGGTTCTTGCAGCTGCTATTGCAAGTCTAGTTTACCACCTATGGAGGATGAGGAACAGTTTTTTATGGGAGAAAGAGCAGCAGGATACGACTAAGTTGTGCAAAGAGATCAAAGCTGGTGTAATCCAAAGAATAAAACTATTCTGGCCAAAAAAAGATCAAGAATGA